A window from Pseudooceanicola algae encodes these proteins:
- a CDS encoding TRAP transporter large permease — MTLTIFAVLGLLMLLVFLGVHLAVALGAVSFFGVFWMLGSFDIGLSILSTTAYEALRKDVFIIIPLFVLMGDFVSRSGSANDLYGLCNRAFRRLPGCLGVATVAGNAIFAAITGVSIAAAATFSRIAYPEMVALGYSKRFSLGTVAGSACLGMLIPPSILMIVWAVLTEQSIGALFVAGLVPGLLLAIGFCGYCVIYAIRNPDKAPLQPAPIHGEADQKALRRQMNGGLAILGLIAVVIGGIWGGFLTPTEAAGFGTMGAFLLGLAKGMTRKDVIEAIYNAGRTTAPIMILLITASMYSRFLAMGGATQLIGDMLLSISENPAVIVAIIFSVWIVLGMFIDSTSIILLTVPIFSPIATTLGIDPLAFAIFGILIIEAGLLTPPFGILVFTVKAAAPGDDITLGDIFRGSVPFWILILVVAILVLVFPALSTWLPYNLM; from the coding sequence TGTCGATCCTCAGCACCACCGCCTATGAGGCCCTGCGCAAGGATGTCTTCATCATCATCCCGCTGTTCGTTCTCATGGGGGATTTCGTCAGCCGTTCAGGCTCGGCCAATGATCTTTACGGGCTGTGCAACCGCGCCTTCCGCCGGTTGCCCGGCTGTCTTGGCGTGGCGACCGTCGCGGGCAATGCGATCTTCGCGGCGATCACCGGCGTTTCCATCGCGGCGGCGGCGACCTTTTCGCGCATCGCCTATCCCGAGATGGTCGCGCTTGGCTATTCCAAGCGGTTCTCGCTGGGGACCGTGGCAGGCAGCGCCTGTCTGGGGATGCTGATCCCGCCGTCGATCCTGATGATCGTCTGGGCCGTGCTGACAGAGCAATCCATCGGCGCGCTGTTTGTCGCCGGACTGGTGCCGGGCCTGCTGCTGGCCATCGGGTTCTGCGGCTATTGCGTGATCTATGCGATCCGCAACCCCGACAAGGCCCCGCTGCAACCGGCGCCCATCCACGGCGAAGCGGACCAAAAGGCCCTGCGGCGGCAGATGAATGGTGGTCTGGCGATTCTGGGTCTGATCGCCGTCGTGATCGGCGGCATCTGGGGCGGGTTCCTGACCCCGACCGAGGCTGCGGGGTTCGGCACCATGGGGGCCTTCCTTCTGGGGCTGGCCAAGGGCATGACGCGCAAGGACGTGATCGAGGCGATCTACAACGCCGGGCGCACCACGGCCCCGATCATGATCCTGCTGATCACCGCCTCGATGTATTCGCGGTTCCTGGCCATGGGTGGCGCGACCCAACTGATCGGGGACATGCTTCTGTCGATCAGCGAAAACCCGGCCGTCATCGTGGCGATCATCTTTTCCGTCTGGATCGTGCTGGGGATGTTCATCGACTCGACCTCGATCATCCTGCTGACGGTGCCGATCTTCTCTCCGATCGCGACGACCCTGGGGATCGATCCGCTGGCCTTCGCGATCTTCGGCATCCTGATCATCGAGGCGGGGCTATTGACGCCGCCCTTCGGGATATTGGTCTTTACCGTCAAGGCGGCGGCCCCGGGAGACGACATCACGCTTGGCGACATCTTCCGCGGCTCGGTGCCCTTCTGGATCCTGATCCTCGTGGTGGCGATCCTGGTGCTGGTCTTCCCGGCGCTGAGCACCTGGTTGCCCTATAACCTGATGTAG